From Desmodus rotundus isolate HL8 chromosome 12, HLdesRot8A.1, whole genome shotgun sequence, one genomic window encodes:
- the BSPH1 gene encoding binder of sperm protein homolog 1 encodes MGLRSGLLLLCFCGLLCVAGQHFGGEELGLGLGTSAASVIKSEMLWRSARNVQDFREVTDKVELKNLQQVLKEDRAVFLDGGHKNSKINVSFQFSFSEITVFFPEDKNGKCVFPFHYNKGVFYDCINFKAKHKWCSLTHTFKGRWKYCSEDDLAKCVFPFWYRRMIYWECTEDSEAFGRKWCSLTQNYNKEKVWKYCDP; translated from the exons ATGGGGCTGCGCTCCGGGCTCCTGCTGCTTTGCTTCTGCGGGCTTCTCTGCGTAGCCGGTCAACACTTCGGAGGTGAGGAGCTTGGCCTGGGGTTGGGCACATCTGCTGCCTCTGTCATCAAGTCTGAGATGCTGTGGAGG TCAGCGAGAAACGTGCAGGACTTCCGTGAAGTAACCGATAAAGTCGAGTTGAAGAACTTACAGCAGGTTCTGAAAGAAGATCGTGCCGTCTTCTTGGATGGAGGACATAAGAATAGTAAAATCAATGTCAgcttccaattttctttttcagaaattacGGTTTTCTTTCCAGAAGACAAAA ATGGCAAGTGCGTCTTTCCCTTCCACTATAACAAGGGCGTGTTCTACGACTGCATCAACTTCAAGGCCAAACACAAGTGGTGCTCCTTAACTCACACTTTTAAAGGACGTTGGAAGTACTGTTCTGAAGATG acTTGGCAAAATGCGTGTTTCCCTTCTGGTACAGACGCATGATCTACTGGGAGTGTACCGAAGATTCGGAGGCATTTGGGAGAAAGTGGTGTTCGCTGACCCAGAATTATAACAAGGAAAAAGTTTGGAAATATTGTGATCCATGA